The Montipora capricornis isolate CH-2021 chromosome 6, ASM3666992v2, whole genome shotgun sequence genome has a window encoding:
- the LOC138053973 gene encoding QRFP-like peptide receptor — protein sequence MAVSDLIYPIVQIPVHLASEATKSLQWKVHGKAGLVLCKLLNFLLNVSLYVSVQSLLWIAIDRFMAVVFPMKIKMISSRFRAIAIASTWTVAIAVNSKDFFAVNVQEYNGLTLCTEDRDDNYSLYRVWSFVLIGGFIFAPLIVMTILYCAIGVTLCRRRKLTVLGKVYQKNTSNQQAIKMSLCIVVVFYIFSASFASVSILRASGEWKYLESNPRFCWLYSVFGFMVYMGLFLSSITNPVICLAFVKSYRRGVKEILICRKTVRMKNTLLKKGTNGRIATLRISAIET from the coding sequence ATGGCAGTATCCGACCTCATCTACCCTATTGTACAAATTCCAGTTCACCTTGCGAGCGAAGCGACAAAATCTCTTCAATGGAAAGTGCATGGAAAGGCTGGACTAGTTCTGTGTAAATTGCTGAACTTTCTCCTTAATGTTTCCCTCTATGTTTCTGTGCAAAGTCTTCTTTGGATCGCTATTGATCGATTCATGGCCGTGGTCTTCCCGATGAAAATCAAAATGATATCCTCTAGGTTTCGCGCTATTGCCATTGCTTCCACCTGGACTGTGGCAATAGCAGTTAACTCCAAAGATTTCTTCGCGGTGAATGTGCAGGAGTACAATGGACTAACATTGTGCACAGAGGACAGAGATGATAATTATTCTCTGTATAGGGTTTGGTCATTCGTACTTATCGGGGGTTTCATTTTTGCTCCTTTGATCGTCATGACAATTTTGTATTGTGCTATTGGAGTAACCTTGTGTAGACGACGCAAATTGACTGTTCTTGGCAAAGTATATCAAAAGAATACAAGCAATCAGCAAGCCATAAAGATGAGCCTTTGTATCGTGGTGGTATTCTATATATTTTCTGCTTCTTTTGCTTCAGTATCAATATTAAGAGCGTCAGGAGAGTGGAAATACCTTGAATCCAATCCAAGGTTTTGTTGGCTTTACAGCGTGTTCGGGTTTATGGTCTACATGGGACTATTCTTATCTTCCATAACTAATCCAGTGATATGTTTAGCCTTTGTCAAAAGTTATCGTCGTGGAGTAAAGGAAATTTTGATTTGTCGCAAGACCGTAAGGATGAAAAACACATTgctaaaaaaaggaacaaatggGAGGATAGCCACGCTAAGGATCAGTGCAATCGAGACATAA